The region AGAGGGATTAGTTTATattttgtagactgtgagccctcgcgggcagggtcctctctcctcctgtaccagttgtgacttgtatcgtttaagattattgtacttgtttttattatctaCAGTCacgcctcctcacatgtaaagtgccatggaataaatggcgctataataataacatTGCGTTTAATAGCAAATAGGCAAAGACTGTACCTCAGCGGTTGGACAGAAGTGTGATCCTGGCAGGTCGTGAGGCCAACAGATCATTATGAGGCTGCTTCATTCAAGTGCGATACAAGAGAAAGAGGTCACACTGTCCCCTTAGAGTCCCAAGCAACAAAATCATGCCTGGTTAGATTGTTTTGCAATTTGCTTGCCGCAGTACACTAAGGGTCGAAAACCCCATTCACAGTGACGCCACGCGATCCTTGGCCACGCGATCAGTGTTGTGGTCAGAGTTGCCCCATAGGTTTTGCTGCTTCCATACGAGGTATAACTCTTGTGTGACCATTGGTAACTGTCCACCGCCCCAGTTATGCCTGTGGCATGTACAAGTCTCAGCTAGTCCCACCATCCCGGTCACCTGTAGGCCACGGATGAATATTGATAGTTTACAAAGGTTTTAATTTCGGCCTAAATCTCTGGCTGATCTTGTGTTATCTAACGTGCCCTCCTACATTGTCCCCCAGGTGTGTGGAAGCCCTGATAGTCTACTGCCAGATGGGTCGTGAGGAAGAGCCGTATGTGAGCATCTCTCGGAAAAAGCACCTGCGCGGCTGGGGACAGTCCGAAGAAGAAGAGCGTGAAGTCGGCCATTCCCTGAGACGGTTGGCCACGCACCGCAATGCCTTTAAGCGCACGGCTGTTATTCAGGCCTTCCTCGGCTCGACCCCGCAGCTCACCCTGCAGCTGTACATCTGTGTGCTGCAGAGATACGTCCCAGCGTCACGAGGTAAGAGTCGCTTCTCAGGAGCATGCCCCTACCGCCCGGGAAATGGCGCCTGGAGGGTTTGCTCCTATGGAGTCACTGGTGTTTGGCTTTAGGACCTGGAACATTCTCCAGTTCTGCCGCTGTGCGGTGGCATTGCCACCCTGTGACCCGGCATTCTCGGTCAGTGTATTCCTGGCTGTGCATGTGCCCCATTTTCATTAATTTTATCAACTTCAAGTTTTGTGCCGGAAGAATATTTATTTTAAattggtattcccatctccaagaccctattccaatatgtagtaggtgtagtaataataatattagcatatacctccaatcagaaatgtagtatagttcttctgattcactaggtcggtctttcctcatgtgcaggcatcgcAGGACCTTAGGtaaccatggttacgaccactgatatagtgacagttatttAGTTAGCTAGTTACTAGTTGTTgtaaccatggacacctaaggTCCTACAATGCCTGCACACGAGGAAAGacctagtgaatcagaaaaactatactacatttctaagtgAAAGTATTgggtaatattattacacctactacatattcttggagatggaaatatcccTTTTAAGTTCTCATCATGAGGGTTTTCTTGTTCTTTTTATTTTGCATATTTTTGCTGTGCAGAAAAATGCAGCGTCTCacaattccagcaaagtggatgggatttatggaAATCTCCTGCTCACTGCACATTTTTTGGACTTGAggtgcattttttatttatttatttttttttaaatctgccacaaGTTAATTTGCTAGTTTTCGGTGCAGATTTTCccgcatagacttgcattagatgcagaaattcCACTGTTAAAAACCCCCCATGTAATCTTCATATgactatcaataaagttttgttaaaccaaataccaggaagtatcaaaaacaaaacagctttatttaaaacatgacaccaaaaactgcattatcaaaaactcaccaaatcgtATAACATTGAACCAAGTGCAGTCCATGTTTTTACCGACAGCAGTTGGTCGCGTGAACAAGCGCCAAACCTGCGGTTACTTGGTAAATTTATTTTATTACTAgccgtttccagccagctaacgctcggcacgctcattgctatctaattaacgctgctggtgattaaactaaagtaaataatgacaacattcaaaagcgcttacacaggtggtaaattaacttaaaatgaagttaataacaataattgtggtaatgtggtgggggtgggattgtgtggtggtggggggccaggattatgtgtggtgatgtggtggggggacgggattgtgtgtggtgatgtggggggggcgggattgtgtgtggtgatgtggggggggcgggattgtgtgtggtgatgtggggggggcgggattgtgtgtggtgatgtggggggggcgggattgtgtgtggtgatgtggtgggggggcgggattgtgtgtggtgatgtggtgggggggcgggattgtgtgtggtgatgtggtgggggggcgggattgtgtgtggtgatgtgggggggggcgggattgtgtgtggtgatgtggtggggggggcgggattgtgtgtggtgatgtggtgggggggcgggattgtgtgtggtgatgtggtgggggggcgggattgtgtgtggtgatgtggtgggggggcgggattgtgtgtggtgatgtgggggggcgggattgtgtgtggtgatgtgggggggggggattgtgtgtggtgggggggtgggattgtgtgtggtgatgtggtgggggggcgggattgtgtgttgatgtggggggggcgggattgtgtgtggtgatgtggggtggagctactgtgcagagggcgggattagcgagtaatcacgatgcctgatatatatagatattacaaaaataaaatatatatttttttttttttacttaaatgcatatatttgggGCTAATAATTCTTTAATGAGGTTTTGATAAAAATTTGCCACCATTaagctttgtttaaccccttcatgatacgCACTGTACATGTTAGGGCGCAAAGAGGGTGTATGGAGCCAGCTCACtggggcagatgatggctgtgtgatACAGCAGGACCTGACTCTAAGAATCgccattgttaacctgttaaatgccgctgtcaataaaCACGCAGCATCATTCCGCGCTCCCGTGACATGACTGCGGGTCGCCGATGGCTGGCGGTGACCCCCCCGTGCTTGTCAGTTCGGAGCTCCTCTGAATCCCAGTCTGTGGCTGAGCATCAAAGGAGACGCGATTTTCACTATATACAGTAACACTGTGGCATCGCTGTATATGGCACAACCGATCAGACGatccctaaggggactaataaataccgtgaaaaaaaaaaaagttcaaatcgcctCCCTTTTCTCCATTAAAGATAATAAAAACATACAGATTTGGTATCGCAGctttcagaaaagtccgatctatcagaaTGTGAAAAtaactgaagtaaaaaaaaaaaaaattaaagaacacaaaaaatgctgtaaaaagtcacatttatcccaaaatggtaccaataaacatTGTCTCgccaaaaaataagccgtcacaccACTCCATCGACATGCAATGTAAggtttttttaatgaaacccatttTTAGACTCCATCGCATGCGTTTCAGGAAGTTTCCGATGGTGGAGCATTCGTATTATTGCTATGGAGCTGGTTCTGTATGTGACTTTGTGGCATTAACGGGTCTTCTTGTCTTCCTCCAGCTGTCCTCATGGCCATGTCTCTGGCCTCCACCACTTACGGTGCGTTGGTTCTGAACGTTTTGGCCATCCAGATCAAGTACGACGACTACAAGGTGCGTCTGAGCGTCCCCGCCTTCCTCTGCATCGTCATCTGGCGCTGTCTGGAGATCGCCACCCGCGTCATTGTGCTGGTGTTGTTCTGCTCGGCTCTGAAGGCCTGGGTGGCAGCCGTGGCGCTGGTGAACTTGGTCGCCCTCTTCCTTTTACCATGGGTGAACTTTTGGATGAGTGGATCCAGCCTTCCGGAGAACGTGGAGAAGAACTTCAGCTGGTTTGGCACGGTGTCCGTCTTGGGCACGGTCACCCTGCTCTACTCGGCCATCAACATGTTCTGCTGGTCGGCCGTGCAGCTCAACCTGAGCGAAAGGGACTTAATCGATCAGTCTCAGAACTGGGCAAGGCTGAGCGTCCATTACACCGTCCGCCTGCTGGAGAACGCCGCCCTCGTCTTACTCTGGTATTTCTACATGGAGGACGACTTTGAGTACTTCTGCTCCCCCCTGCTGGTTGTGCAGCTGTTGGTGGGGTACATCGCCGCCGTCTCTTTCATGCTCCTCTTCTACCAGTACTTCCATCCTTGCCGATCTCTTTTTAGCCACAATGTTTCTGACTTTATATTGTGCGTTTGCCTAAGATCGAAGCCGTCTCATGTCCTCGTCGGGGGAAAGGAGACCGATGTGTGACGGAGAATTGTATTTATCAATGTGAAGGCGTCCCATCTTGCTGCAGTCCGGCGGCAGCGGTGTCCGTGCGCTCCTGCAGTCGCACACCGCCACTGTTATACCTGGATTATTATAGGTCATGTCGACGGGTGCACAGATCCATCACCTCTTCACTAAGCCGCAAGCACCGCTACGCTCTAGGTCCCTGGTCACACTTACCCAAAATTAATTTTTCACTATGGAAATTTTTGGGTTTGGGATTCTAGCTGCTGACATGTATCGGGAAAGGCAAAGATGTTCATTGACAGTGGGGCTATCTGAGCGCGGGCAGCATTTTTTCATggtatttttccttcttttttttctaCAGAGGTGGAGACTGTGCAAGTTGTAATTCGGATGGAGCGTTccgctcttttccttttttttgtagaCATTAGAAAAACCTTAGTAAAAGCATATTAAAACCATGAAGGGCAAAAAAAATAGCTTTATAAAAGACACATGGAATTCAAGGTATTATTAGAAGTCGGGCAATGAAGAAATTCCTACATTTTTGATCAGAATCAGTCAGATTTTTGATATTTAGTCTAAGAGCTGCATAttttaggagcagagaccctgattccagggatgtatcaattATTAGGCTGTGTTGTTgcagtacaatcagtgttttatcagcagcagattatctcTGCAGGACTAGGCGTCATGTGCCAAGCAGTCTAGCTAATCTGtgaccacacccccaccactgattggcagattcctgACAGCTGCCAATCGGTGGTCTGGGCTGAGTTCTACACAGCTCATCATTCTAAGAACTGCTGCAACCGAGAAAACAGCAATTCTTATCAAAACTGCAGAaagcagcccattaagtgacacgtcactggaatcagggtctctgcccctatatcatgctattctcagattgcatagcaaaaacctgattacagattctctttaataaggAATTTACCAAAGTAAAAAATGGCTGTAGTGAGGGCTCTTTACATGCACGGCTTATTGAGGGCAGTGTAAACAGGGCAGCGCTTGGGTTTTGTCCAAAGTCGTTTTTGGAAGCAAAAGTTGCtcactgattggttgctgtgggcagGATCCATTTTTCTGCTGTGATAATTGAGGTACAATGTGATTCCACACAAACGGAATTTTGCACCTTATATATTATCGATGGATCCTTGCCGCTTACGAGTTGGAAACTAAAGTTTCAATAATTTTTAAAGacttgaaaaatatatatatatttataatataaaCCTCTCCAACATCCTGATATATCTGTATGTGGAGAGGTGACTCCTTCCCAAGATATCGGCAACGGTCCCACTTTCAGCCTTTTGATGGACGTGgtagagaatgtcctttgttgccacaTGACgagtgtgtgaagggggctggctaacAGAGCGTTTCAATGGCTGAGCCAGCCCCCTCCTGTCTATGCATTGGGGTTTGACTTTGTTTTTTCACAAAGTGCTGTCCCTGGATCTCCTTGTAGAGGAGCCGGGAGAAATCTGatcattttggggggatttttaatACACATTCTGTTATTTGTGTTGTGTAGTTATATTTCCAGCTACGGTCTTCTCCTCTGTCACCTCTGCTTGGATCACTGATTATTGCTTACTGTGGTTTTATTTTCAGTGTTAGGGACTCTTAGATAATTAGCTCTGGGGTGATAATTATTATAGGATTTGTCTTTTTAATAGGAGTCGTCTATGATCAGATAAAGAGATGGGACGCTTGCTCCATCCCACCCACATGGCTGTTACACCCCCGCCTACTGGCCATTTCTGGTATTGTAGCTCCCACCCCAGGGCCTGGCCACACACGCCCCATGGAAAGGACGGGCAGGGTTTAGGTGAAGGAGGGGGAGCTCTTTTTTTTTCCTAGCTTCAGATCACCCCTTTTAAGGCCTCGTGCAGACCACCATATTTTTGGTCCTAGTGCAATGCGAGACCAAATCAAATCACACTGGAACCAAtattttctatggggctgtgcacgtcaGACTTTTTCGCCTACCCGAGTTTGATTGGATATTCGGCCATGCAAGTCCGTGGAAACgatcagactgcactctgatgacatctgagCACAGTCCGATTTCCATAGACTGATATAATGGAGAAGATAGTGAATTGTTTTTCCATCTTCTCTGAGAGAATCTGATGACGCTCTAatcgaagttttttttttttttttttttttttttattaataatcaacCTGATTCTCTTGGACGAGAGAATATCCGGATGTCTGTTCCTAGCCTAAAGGGGGATGGGTGAGCAGATTTTTGCTGTTTTAATGTTAGAGCAGCATAATAAaggggcagagaacctgatttGAGCGATCTGTAACTTGCTCAGCTGTAGTTTCAGTACAATCAgtctttatcagcaggagattatcactacaggactagatgtcacttgccatgtagtcctcctgctctgtgtaactccacccccaccactgattggctgctttctgcgcaCACTCAGtcatctgccaatcagtgatgtgggcggggttatactcaGCTTAGCATTCTGTCCACTGTTACAtgtacagcagagaaaactgtgattctatcaaaactacagcaagcagcccagtaagtgacacatcactggaatcagggtctctgtccctacatcatgctgctctcagattacataccaaAAATCTGGTGATAGATTCCATTTAGTGTTATGGATAAAAAATCTACTGTAGAAACAGTGACACTGGATCAGTTGTGAGGCAATGTAAATACTGGGCAGCTTGGTGTAAAAAAACAGAATGGTTTCCTTCTTGTTATAATGAGAGTGCAGCCATTATAAGTGGATAACTACTGCTCAGCTGCTAAGAGGCAGACGATCAtgatttttctacatttttt is a window of Ranitomeya variabilis isolate aRanVar5 chromosome 2, aRanVar5.hap1, whole genome shotgun sequence DNA encoding:
- the XKRX gene encoding XK-related protein 2, whose protein sequence is MESLAETPHSPAPECGAYVPERSRTHPPLSILTSTLLFCAETVAACVVIAQYKNSEDAVWMSLTIVFMLVPSIMVQLTLTFIHRDLGRDRPLVLLLHLLQLGPLIRCVEALIVYCQMGREEEPYVSISRKKHLRGWGQSEEEEREVGHSLRRLATHRNAFKRTAVIQAFLGSTPQLTLQLYICVLQRYVPASRAVLMAMSLASTTYGALVLNVLAIQIKYDDYKVRLSVPAFLCIVIWRCLEIATRVIVLVLFCSALKAWVAAVALVNLVALFLLPWVNFWMSGSSLPENVEKNFSWFGTVSVLGTVTLLYSAINMFCWSAVQLNLSERDLIDQSQNWARLSVHYTVRLLENAALVLLWYFYMEDDFEYFCSPLLVVQLLVGYIAAVSFMLLFYQYFHPCRSLFSHNVSDFILCVCLRSKPSHVLVGGKETDV